One Methylophilus sp. TWE2 DNA segment encodes these proteins:
- a CDS encoding DUF6527 family protein: MICPCGCGDLIQLATDPTGRPRWDVTQEKDGMASLHPSVHRKVRCKSHFFVKRGRIIWCND; encoded by the coding sequence ATGATTTGTCCATGTGGCTGTGGTGATCTGATCCAATTAGCCACAGATCCAACAGGGCGACCAAGATGGGATGTAACCCAAGAAAAAGATGGTATGGCGAGTCTACACCCTTCAGTACACCGTAAAGTTAGATGCAAAAGTCATTTTTTTGTAAAACGTGGCCGAATAATTTGGTGTAACGATTAA
- a CDS encoding helix-turn-helix transcriptional regulator codes for MNIELLAENILRKRSIKGVREAAKEIGVSSATLSRVENKKVPDLDTFSKICAWLGEDPSIYLGLTEIKPTPRVRVHFKKESAITPASAKALSEMILLAQKAILTDNNIEG; via the coding sequence ATGAATATTGAGCTGCTAGCAGAGAACATCCTGCGAAAGCGAAGTATCAAGGGAGTCAGAGAAGCTGCAAAAGAAATAGGTGTAAGCTCAGCAACACTTTCAAGAGTTGAAAATAAGAAGGTTCCAGACCTCGATACTTTCAGTAAAATTTGCGCTTGGTTAGGTGAAGACCCTTCTATCTATTTAGGTCTTACGGAAATCAAACCCACCCCTCGAGTCAGAGTTCACTTCAAGAAAGAAAGCGCGATTACTCCAGCAAGCGCAAAAGCTTTAAGCGAAATGATTCTTTTGGCTCAAAAAGCAATACTGACTGATAATAATATTGAAGGATAA
- a CDS encoding DNA cytosine methyltransferase: MSNNPLKFASLFSGCGGFDLGFIEQGFKPVGAYDSDSDAVENFKANISNEVYKVDLNDGVPNKEAIKGVDVLVAGPPCQGFSTAGKRRLDDERNHLLTLTGHLAKEIKPKVLVVENVAGALSGLHSRYWNELDETMRSAGYKTNTIKCQTTDIGMAQIRKRILFFAWSTDRTVDFDFPIKSATDLRSILVGVNEQKNHNPRILDLESKEWKIARKIKQGQKLSNVRGGDNAIATWDIPDVFGVVSDEERTVLELLRRLRRQERTRDHGDADPVSIARLEAALGEPFHQLIVSLLDKGYLRRVDDCIDLVGTFNGKFRRLAWDKPSCTVDTRFGSPRYFLHPSQARGFTVREAARIQGFSDEYIFHGNEKSHYRLIGNAVPPPLAAMAARLAKRLLGT; the protein is encoded by the coding sequence ATGAGTAATAACCCCTTAAAATTTGCGAGTCTTTTTTCAGGATGCGGTGGTTTTGATCTTGGCTTTATTGAGCAAGGGTTTAAACCAGTTGGTGCTTATGACTCTGATTCGGATGCAGTTGAAAATTTTAAAGCTAATATTAGTAATGAGGTTTATAAAGTTGACCTCAATGATGGAGTTCCTAATAAGGAAGCCATCAAAGGTGTTGATGTACTGGTGGCAGGTCCTCCTTGCCAAGGTTTTTCGACGGCAGGAAAAAGAAGGTTAGATGATGAGCGTAATCATTTGTTGACTCTAACGGGTCATTTAGCAAAAGAAATTAAACCTAAAGTTTTAGTTGTTGAAAATGTCGCTGGTGCATTATCTGGCTTACATTCACGTTATTGGAATGAGCTAGATGAGACCATGAGGTCAGCTGGTTATAAAACCAACACAATCAAATGCCAAACCACTGATATTGGTATGGCACAAATTCGCAAACGAATATTATTCTTTGCATGGTCTACCGATCGCACTGTTGATTTTGATTTTCCAATTAAATCAGCGACAGATTTACGGTCAATTTTGGTAGGTGTTAACGAACAAAAAAACCATAATCCACGCATACTTGATTTAGAAAGTAAGGAGTGGAAAATTGCCAGAAAAATTAAACAAGGACAAAAACTCTCTAATGTACGAGGTGGTGATAACGCAATTGCCACTTGGGATATTCCAGATGTATTTGGAGTTGTCTCTGATGAAGAAAGAACTGTACTGGAGTTGTTAAGGCGTCTTAGAAGGCAAGAAAGAACGCGTGATCACGGAGATGCAGATCCTGTATCCATTGCACGTTTAGAAGCTGCTTTAGGTGAGCCCTTTCATCAGCTTATAGTTTCGTTGTTAGATAAAGGGTATCTCAGACGAGTTGATGACTGTATAGATTTAGTCGGTACATTTAATGGTAAATTTCGCCGACTTGCGTGGGACAAGCCAAGTTGTACAGTTGATACAAGATTTGGCTCACCACGATATTTTTTGCATCCTTCACAGGCGAGGGGATTTACCGTAAGAGAAGCTGCAAGGATCCAGGGCTTCAGTGATGAGTATATATTCCATGGTAATGAAAAGAGCCATTATCGCCTTATTGGAAATGCTGTCCCGCCTCCACTTGCTGCGATGGCAGCGAGGTTAGCTAAGCGTTTGCTAGGTACTTAA
- a CDS encoding multiubiquitin domain-containing protein codes for MSNEKEVIDLAEYAKADKPVPKEKHYKFRVDKTEITVSQETITGREILTLAGKNPQNFILQQKIKGQVIRIGLDDIVDLTVPGVERFMTIPNEVTEGEAPTMRTQFELLQEDLEYLESLGLPWETVQDDVQTRRLVIHGFPVPVGYNVDKVDVFVYLPPNYPDVQIDMAYFLPNLARKDQKPIGALSEAVADGQTWQRWSRHRNESSKWRIGEDNLRTHMTLVSDWLEQELTK; via the coding sequence ATGAGCAACGAAAAAGAAGTGATTGATCTGGCTGAATACGCCAAAGCCGACAAACCAGTCCCAAAAGAGAAACACTACAAGTTCCGTGTGGACAAAACTGAAATCACAGTCTCGCAAGAAACAATTACGGGCCGTGAAATCCTCACCTTGGCAGGTAAAAATCCTCAGAATTTTATTCTGCAGCAGAAAATTAAAGGTCAGGTAATTCGAATTGGGCTTGATGACATTGTCGATTTGACTGTGCCTGGCGTTGAACGATTCATGACGATTCCTAATGAGGTCACAGAGGGTGAGGCACCGACAATGCGAACACAGTTTGAATTGTTACAAGAGGATCTGGAGTATCTTGAATCTTTGGGGCTGCCATGGGAAACGGTTCAAGATGACGTTCAGACGCGCCGCTTGGTAATCCATGGATTTCCGGTACCTGTTGGCTACAACGTTGATAAGGTCGATGTTTTTGTTTATCTGCCGCCGAATTATCCAGATGTACAAATCGATATGGCTTACTTTTTGCCAAATTTGGCTCGAAAAGATCAAAAACCAATAGGTGCCTTGAGTGAAGCAGTCGCAGATGGGCAGACATGGCAACGTTGGTCTCGACATAGAAATGAGTCTAGTAAATGGCGTATCGGTGAAGACAATCTACGCACACATATGACATTAGTCAGTGACTGGCTCGAGCAGGAGCTGACGAAATGA
- a CDS encoding ImmA/IrrE family metallo-endopeptidase, which translates to MFKRGFKSWCERFATDKRQELGLSSSDPLDARLLAENLGIKVWTPHDVPGLTQEHLNILLHNDGKTASDWSAVTLIVEDIKLVILNSSHSLGRQSSDLMHELSHLILDHQSQEMNASSEGVLMLSAYEKDQEDEADWLSGCLLLPREALVSIMKQRLDLTIAASDFRVSMSMLKYRMSMTGVARQYTY; encoded by the coding sequence TTGTTTAAGAGGGGCTTCAAATCTTGGTGCGAACGCTTTGCAACTGATAAACGTCAGGAGCTTGGTTTAAGCTCATCCGACCCATTGGATGCGAGACTTCTTGCCGAAAATTTAGGGATTAAAGTTTGGACCCCTCATGATGTTCCTGGATTAACTCAGGAACACCTTAATATCTTGCTGCATAACGATGGGAAAACTGCCAGCGATTGGTCCGCTGTGACTCTTATTGTTGAAGACATTAAGCTCGTTATTCTCAACTCATCCCACTCTCTCGGAAGACAATCTAGCGATTTAATGCATGAGTTATCTCATTTAATTCTGGATCATCAAAGTCAGGAAATGAATGCATCATCTGAAGGGGTATTGATGCTTTCAGCATATGAGAAAGATCAAGAAGATGAGGCGGATTGGCTTAGCGGATGCCTCTTATTGCCAAGAGAGGCTCTAGTCTCTATCATGAAACAAAGACTAGATTTGACAATAGCTGCCAGCGATTTCAGAGTAAGCATGAGTATGCTGAAATACCGTATGTCTATGACTGGAGTTGCTCGGCAATATACTTACTGA
- a CDS encoding DUF6216 family protein, whose protein sequence is MASLARTLNNPYPFLIVALTAAFFFLMAWYRAGTILSILERVWRLIVGKGEITDPKLLKFNKQMKDIELFNFVYGLKVQSIEKMHQVIEWIEQHKLDYVDVRRAKKWIDIKTLDVQSPEKSDTRWTFVALIFCISLMELSSFAMGSKSALLQFKESGVWFFLDQNEARGLRGNWTLKATQCDVSKKGVRLVAELTEDESNVICESFKDKGLADYLQKTVRTQRIFSGYIFLIALGFIYWIVKHRLGILAAKRIKETLGSNKLNCVNEA, encoded by the coding sequence ATGGCGTCATTAGCTAGAACATTAAATAATCCATATCCGTTTTTAATTGTGGCACTTACAGCTGCCTTTTTCTTTTTAATGGCTTGGTATCGAGCAGGAACGATATTAAGCATATTAGAAAGAGTCTGGAGGCTTATTGTTGGAAAAGGGGAAATAACCGATCCCAAGTTATTAAAGTTCAATAAGCAAATGAAAGATATTGAGCTATTTAATTTTGTATATGGCCTTAAAGTGCAATCCATTGAAAAAATGCATCAAGTAATTGAATGGATAGAGCAGCATAAATTAGATTATGTCGATGTTAGGCGTGCAAAAAAATGGATTGATATCAAAACGCTGGATGTTCAAAGTCCAGAAAAAAGTGATACCAGATGGACTTTTGTAGCCCTGATATTTTGTATATCTCTTATGGAATTAAGTAGTTTTGCTATGGGATCAAAGTCTGCGTTATTGCAGTTTAAAGAGTCAGGAGTTTGGTTTTTCCTAGATCAAAATGAAGCCCGTGGACTTCGAGGCAATTGGACGTTAAAAGCCACGCAATGTGATGTTTCAAAGAAGGGTGTGCGCTTAGTAGCAGAACTGACGGAGGATGAAAGCAACGTAATATGTGAGTCCTTCAAAGATAAAGGCTTAGCAGATTACCTGCAAAAAACAGTTCGGACGCAAAGGATTTTTTCTGGATACATCTTTTTAATTGCGTTGGGCTTTATTTATTGGATAGTAAAACATAGACTAGGCATTCTTGCTGCAAAAAGAATAAAAGAGACTTTGGGTAGCAATAAATTGAACTGTGTAAATGAAGCTTGA
- a CDS encoding ThiF family adenylyltransferase, with product MMTHDQVSLALTAQHHEQLKNHLYPGDGKEAVAIGLCGRSYHKGFSTLLVQEIFPIPYASCTVREQDRVTWRPEVLEELLAKAMKLNLSIVKFHSHPGGFRQFSDTDDESDVMLFESVYGWLDTDSPQASVIILPNGELFGRAITSSGIGNSLRLIRVVGDDVQYYFDQDGAEDTPEHATRVVQTFGEGTYRMFRELRAGVVGCSGTGSIIVEQLLRNDIGTLVAIDPKVVGSKNLNRILNSTDADVQSKKSKVCLVKETAEKIGLGTEVIPYKADLQSAEVIHALSQCDVIFGCMDSVDGRHLLNKLASYYLIPFIDMGVRIDADGKGGIDAINGAVHYIKPGGSSLLSRGVYSMQDLEAASMKRHAPEQYAERLDEGYIKGVRVDQPAVISVNMQIASTAFNEFLARVHPYRIEPNRYYAQRRIVISDPAASLDIEENNPCPVFARYLAKGDQKPLLGILGLA from the coding sequence ATGATGACTCACGACCAGGTATCGTTGGCCTTAACGGCTCAACATCACGAGCAATTAAAAAACCATCTTTACCCGGGCGATGGCAAAGAGGCGGTTGCAATTGGACTTTGTGGCCGCTCCTACCATAAAGGTTTCTCAACATTGCTTGTGCAAGAGATTTTTCCTATTCCCTATGCATCTTGCACGGTTCGAGAACAAGACAGAGTGACTTGGCGACCAGAGGTTTTAGAAGAGCTGCTTGCCAAAGCCATGAAGCTAAATCTCTCTATTGTTAAATTTCACAGTCATCCAGGTGGATTCCGTCAGTTCTCTGATACTGATGACGAATCCGATGTCATGCTGTTTGAATCAGTTTATGGATGGCTGGATACTGATTCGCCTCAGGCGAGCGTCATTATATTGCCTAATGGTGAGCTGTTTGGGCGGGCTATTACAAGCAGTGGAATTGGAAACTCGTTACGATTAATAAGAGTCGTTGGCGATGATGTTCAGTACTACTTTGATCAGGATGGTGCTGAAGATACCCCTGAGCATGCAACGCGTGTAGTGCAAACTTTTGGTGAAGGAACCTACCGAATGTTCCGAGAGTTAAGAGCTGGAGTGGTTGGCTGCTCTGGAACGGGTAGCATCATAGTGGAGCAGTTGCTCCGGAACGACATAGGCACCTTGGTCGCAATTGATCCAAAAGTGGTTGGATCTAAGAATTTAAACAGAATATTGAATAGCACCGATGCTGATGTTCAAAGTAAAAAAAGCAAAGTTTGCTTGGTTAAGGAAACAGCCGAGAAAATAGGTCTGGGAACAGAGGTTATTCCCTATAAAGCAGATTTGCAGAGTGCGGAAGTAATTCATGCGCTGTCGCAATGTGATGTCATATTTGGATGTATGGATTCCGTGGATGGCCGTCATCTACTGAATAAATTAGCCAGTTATTACTTAATCCCATTTATAGATATGGGAGTGCGAATTGACGCAGATGGTAAAGGGGGCATTGATGCAATCAATGGTGCTGTGCACTACATCAAGCCAGGTGGTTCAAGCTTACTTAGCAGGGGTGTTTATTCCATGCAGGATTTGGAGGCCGCCTCAATGAAACGACATGCACCAGAGCAATATGCTGAAAGATTAGATGAAGGTTATATCAAAGGGGTGCGTGTTGATCAGCCTGCCGTGATATCAGTCAACATGCAGATCGCTTCGACAGCATTCAATGAGTTTTTGGCAAGAGTTCATCCTTATCGCATTGAGCCAAACCGTTACTATGCTCAACGCAGAATAGTCATTAGTGATCCGGCAGCAAGCTTGGATATCGAAGAAAATAATCCCTGCCCAGTGTTTGCAAGATATCTCGCTAAGGGTGATCAAAAACCATTATTAGGAATATTAGGCCTAGCATGA